CCGGCCGCGCGGGTCCTCGACCTGACCCTGGGCCTGGGCGGCCATGCCGAAGCCCTGCTGGGGCGGTGCGACAAGGCTGCCGCCTACCTGGGTGTGGATCGCGACCCCGAGGCCCGCTACCTGGCCCGCCGCCGCCTGGGCGACGACGGCCGCGTGGAGATCCTGGCGGGGAACTACGAGGACATCTGGACCGATCCCCAGTTCCTGGCCTGGACCGGAGCCCATGCCCCGGGCGGCTTCGACGCCATCCTGGCGGACCTGGGCGTTTCCACGCTGCAGCTCCGAACTCCGGAGCGGGGCTTCAGTTTCCGGGACGAAGGCCCCCTCGACATGCGCATGGACACGAATGCCGGCCCCACCGCCCTGGAATGGATCGCGGAGCAGACCGACGAAAGCCTGGCCGACGCGATCTACCAGTTCGGCGAAGAGCGTGCCAGCCGGCCCATCGCCCGCGCCATCCTCCGGGCGCATGGCGAAGGCCGGCTGGCCACCACGCGGGATCTGGCCCAGGCCGTCTACACCGTGATCCCCCGCGAACCGGCCAAGAGGAAGGGCCAGAGCGATCCCGCCACCCGGACCTTCCAGGCCATCCGCATCGCCGTGAACGGCGAGCTGGACCGGCTGGCTGGGGCGCTGGAGGCGGCGGTCTCCCACCTGCGGCCCGGCGGTCGCCTGGCGGTCATCAGCTTCCACAGCCTGGAGGACCGCATCGTCAAGCAGACCCTGCGGCGCCTCGCGGGCACCTACGACGGGCCCGGCCGCGTGGCCCCCGCACCGCTTCCCAAGGTCCTCAAGCTCATCCATCCCGGTGGCATCGCCCCCAGCGAGGCCGAAGCCGCCGGCAACCCCCCCTCCCGGTCCGCCCGCTTGCGCGTGGCGGAACGGCTCCCCTGACCGAGGTACCCATGGCCGCCGGAACTCTGCCGAGCCCCGCCGCTCCCGTCCGCATGGTCGAGAGCGAAGGCATCCTGCGCATGCTGCTGCTGGTGCTGGCACTGGCCATGCCCCTCGGCACCCTTGCCTATCTGAAGATCCAGAGCACGCGCCTGAGCTACGCCATGGGCGACTTGAAAGAGCGCATCCGCAAGGAGGAGGAGTTCCAGCGCAAGCTCATGCTGGAGCGCAGCCGCTACCAGCGCGATGAGGAAGTCCAGGTCTACGCCCAGAAGGCGGGGCTCCAGCCCCGCAAGCAGGGCCATCTGATCCGCCGGGCCTTCACGCCCGAGGACCAGCGCCTCGCCAAGCTCCGTCCCGTGTCCTCCGAAGGGCTGTAGCCTATAGGCTGTGGGGCGCTGCGGCCCCGCGTCACCGCTCCATCCAGCCCCGGCCTTCCCGTGTCCCTCCGCTTCGCCACTGAACCCCGTGCTTCCCGGCGCCTGCTGGGCCGGCAGGATCCCCAGGATCTGCTGGGCCGGCGCATGCCCTGGATCATGGGGGGCATGGCCTTCTGGGCCCTCTGCATCCTCCTTCGGCTCTTCTGGCTGCAGGGGGTGGAGCACAAGCGCTACCGCGCCAAGGCCGACCAGCAGCACACCACGGTGGTACCCATTCCGCCCATCCGTGGGGAGCTGCGGGACCGACGGGGCGAGCCGCTGGCCATCTCCATCAAAGTCGAAAGCCTCTTCGCCGATCCCCGCGTGTTCTATCCGGACTACAAGCCGGTGAAGGGGGAGGAGCGGCACTGGGGCGAGCCGGACCGCCGGGCCGCGTCCGAGGTGGCCGCCAAGCTGGCCCCCATCCTGGAGCAGACCCGTGGGCAGGTGATGGAAAAGCTCCTGCGCAAGAAGACCTTCGTCTACCTCGAGCGGCACCTGCCCCCCATCAAGACCGCCGCCGTGCGGGCCTTGAACCTGGATGGCATCGAGTTCCAGCCCGAGAGCCGCCGCTTCTACCCGCGCGGCAGCCTGGCGGCGCAGATCATCGGCTTCACGAACATCGACGGCCTGGGCCAGCTGGGCATCGAGCAGACCTACGACAAGCAGCTGGCGGGGCTGAAGGGGGAGCTCATCGCCCCCCGCGACGCCCATGGCAAGCTGCTCATCCTCCAGGAGAACTATAGCCAGGTGCCCGTGAATGGGGCCTCGCTCCAGCTAAGCCTTGATGCCTCCATCCAGCACATCGTGGAGGACGCGCTGGAGGAGGGGGTGCGCCTGTCCCGTCCCCGCACGGCCTATGCCGTGGTGGTGGATCCCCAGACCGGCGAAATCCTGGCCATGGCCGGCACGCCCACCTTCGACCCGAACCACATCCTGCCGAAGAAGTTCCTCAACCGCGGCGAGGCCGAGCTGTCGGCCAGCGAGCGCGAAGAGCTGCGCCGGGAGCTGGAACGCCAGAAGGCGGCCCGCAAGGTGCATCCCGTGGAGGATGTCTACGAGCCCGGCTCCACCATGAAGATCTTCACCGCCGCCATCGCCCTGGAAGAGCGCAAGGTCCACCTGGGGGAACGCATCGACTGCCTGGCCGGCCGCTGGCTGTACAGCCCGAAGGTCCCCCCCATCACCGATACACACCGCCACGGCGTGCTCACCTTCGAGGAAGTCCTCTGGCAGAGCTCCAACATCGGTGCCGCCAAGATGGGCATCCGGCTGGATCCCGCCGTGCACTACCAGTACCTCCGCAAGTTCGGCTTCGGAGATGCGACCGGGCTGAACTTCCCAGGCGAGAGCCCGGGCCGCATGATCGCCCCTGACCGCTGGAGCGTGCCGACCCAGTACACCTTCTCCTACGGCTATGGCCTCAGCACCACGCCTTTGCAGATCCTCATGGCCGGCTGCGCCCTGGCCAACGGCGGCAAGCTCATGCAGCCGATCCTGGTGCAGCGCATCTACAACGACAAGGGCCTCCTGCTGAAGGAATTCAAGCCCACTGTGCGCGGGCAGGTGCTGAGCGAGGAGACCGCGAACCTGATGAAGGAGACGCTCAAGGGCGTCCTCACCCAGGGCACGGGCAAGCGGGCCCGGCTCGACAACGGCGTGGAGGCCTTCGGCAAGACCGGCACCAGCCGCAAGCTCATCGACGGGAAGTACGACCCCAAGCGCCACTTCGCCTCCTTCATGGGCTTCTTCCCGGCAGACAAGCCGCAGTACGGCGTGCTGGTCATGCTCGACGATCCCGCGGGCGACACCACCGGCGGCGATGTGGCCGCGCCCCTCTTCAAGCGCATCGGCGATGGGATCCTCCGTTTCCGGCAGACCACCCCGGACCTGGACCGCGAAGCGGACCTGAAGCTGTCCCTGCGCGATTGGCCCGTGAGCGAGACGGACGAGGCCGCCGTCCATGTGGAGCGGGGCCGCGTGCCCGACCTCAAGGGGCTGAGCCTCAAGGCTGCCATCCACCGCGTGGTGCTGGTGGGTGGCAGTCCCCGGGTGGAGTCGTCGCCGGGAACGACCGCGACGCGGGTGCTGGGCCAGAGCCCCGAACCCGGCGCCCCGCTGGAGCCGGGGACAGTGGTGAAGATCAAGGCGGGGATGCCATGAAGCTGGACGCGCTCATTGATGGAATCGCCCTGCGGCGCTCCGGTCCAGAGGTCGAGGTGGTGGACCTCACCAGCGACAGCCGGGAAGTTCGCTCCGGCTGGGCCTTTCTGGCCCTGAAGGGCGAGCAGGCCGATGGCGCGGCCTTCGTCCCCCAGGCGCTGACGCAAGGTGCCAGCGCTGTCGTTTCGGCCATGGGCGTCGCGGTGCCCGAGACTGTCGCCAGCTGCACCTTCACGGGGGATCCCAGGCTGCAGATGGCCGACTTGGCCCGTCGCCTGCACGGCCTGCCGGATGAGCGGCTGGCCCTCATCGGCGTCACCGGTACCAACGGCAAGACCACCACCACCACTTTGATCCGCCAACTCTTGCGCGGCGCGGGGATCGGCTGCGGGCTCGTGGGCACCGTCTTGAATGCCGCGGGGGACCGGGAGGAGGAGGCCGTCCGCACCACGCCGGAAAGCCCCGCCTTCTACCGCTGGCTGCACCGCAGCGTGGAGGCCGGCGACCGGGCCTCGGCGGTCGAGGTGAGCAGCCACGCCCTCTGCCTGGGCCGGGTCCACGGCGCGCGCTTCAAGGTGGGCGTCTTCACGAACCTCACGCAGGATCACCTGGACTACCACGGCACCCTGGAGGCCTATTTCGAGGCGAAGCACCGCCTGGTGGCGCAAAGCGGGCGCTTCCTCGTGAACGCCGACGACGCCTGG
The window above is part of the Geothrix sp. genome. Proteins encoded here:
- the rsmH gene encoding 16S rRNA (cytosine(1402)-N(4))-methyltransferase RsmH: MTIQPPIHVPVLLQEVLDNLMLPPAARVLDLTLGLGGHAEALLGRCDKAAAYLGVDRDPEARYLARRRLGDDGRVEILAGNYEDIWTDPQFLAWTGAHAPGGFDAILADLGVSTLQLRTPERGFSFRDEGPLDMRMDTNAGPTALEWIAEQTDESLADAIYQFGEERASRPIARAILRAHGEGRLATTRDLAQAVYTVIPREPAKRKGQSDPATRTFQAIRIAVNGELDRLAGALEAAVSHLRPGGRLAVISFHSLEDRIVKQTLRRLAGTYDGPGRVAPAPLPKVLKLIHPGGIAPSEAEAAGNPPSRSARLRVAERLP
- a CDS encoding penicillin-binding transpeptidase domain-containing protein, with product MSLRFATEPRASRRLLGRQDPQDLLGRRMPWIMGGMAFWALCILLRLFWLQGVEHKRYRAKADQQHTTVVPIPPIRGELRDRRGEPLAISIKVESLFADPRVFYPDYKPVKGEERHWGEPDRRAASEVAAKLAPILEQTRGQVMEKLLRKKTFVYLERHLPPIKTAAVRALNLDGIEFQPESRRFYPRGSLAAQIIGFTNIDGLGQLGIEQTYDKQLAGLKGELIAPRDAHGKLLILQENYSQVPVNGASLQLSLDASIQHIVEDALEEGVRLSRPRTAYAVVVDPQTGEILAMAGTPTFDPNHILPKKFLNRGEAELSASEREELRRELERQKAARKVHPVEDVYEPGSTMKIFTAAIALEERKVHLGERIDCLAGRWLYSPKVPPITDTHRHGVLTFEEVLWQSSNIGAAKMGIRLDPAVHYQYLRKFGFGDATGLNFPGESPGRMIAPDRWSVPTQYTFSYGYGLSTTPLQILMAGCALANGGKLMQPILVQRIYNDKGLLLKEFKPTVRGQVLSEETANLMKETLKGVLTQGTGKRARLDNGVEAFGKTGTSRKLIDGKYDPKRHFASFMGFFPADKPQYGVLVMLDDPAGDTTGGDVAAPLFKRIGDGILRFRQTTPDLDREADLKLSLRDWPVSETDEAAVHVERGRVPDLKGLSLKAAIHRVVLVGGSPRVESSPGTTATRVLGQSPEPGAPLEPGTVVKIKAGMP